From Antennarius striatus isolate MH-2024 chromosome 9, ASM4005453v1, whole genome shotgun sequence, one genomic window encodes:
- the ptpn2a gene encoding tyrosine-protein phosphatase non-receptor type 2a: MQAVLCRRLPAGIPRVTGLLTSGRWRTERTNLVNGSKHSVVNRKVSLGSKCNKMEQEFEDIDSSGRWQNLYNEIRNQASEYPYKVAKLPVNRNLNRYRDVSPYDHSRVKLENSENDYINASLVMVEEAQRAYILSQGPLRNTCGHFWLMIWEQCSKAVIMLNRVIEKGSEKCAQYWPTTEELQMSFTDTGFIVRLLSEVDQSYYTIRVLELQNTTTGQSREIYHFHYTTWPDFGVPESPASFLNFLFKVRESGSLGPERGPAVVHCSAGIGRSGTLALVDTCLVLMDRRKNPSSVDIQKVLLDMREYRMGLIQTPDQLRFSYMAVIEGAKLIVMDSSAAQQNKQSVMSRDELEPDLPPPPPPRPQINDSRPNGQTGPRFEPQATSGDHLPVGESHSQDHKMEENYAHERKRHREDKAASVSQKVQQMKQRLADSERKREKWQYWRPILLNVGAGAALAVGLLVCWMYSQ, from the exons ATGCAGGCGGTTTTGTGCAGGAGACTCCCCGCAGGGATCCCCAGGGTTACAGGGCTGCTGACGAGCGGTAGATGGCGGACCGAAAGGACTAACTTGGTGAACGGCTCCAAACACTCTGTGGTCAACCGGAAAGTGTCTCTGGGCTCTAAATGCAACAAAATGGAGCAAGAATTTGAAGACATTGATTCGTCCGGGAGGTGGCAAAACCTTTACAAC GAGATCCGGAACCAGGCCAGTGAATACCCTTACAAAGTGGCAAAACTTCCAGTGAACCGTAATTTGAACCGCTACAGAGATGTCAGCCCAT ATGATCACAGTCGGGTGAAACTTGAAAACTCGGAAAATGACTACATCAATGCAAGTTTGGTCATGGTGGAAGAAGCTCAAAGAGCTTACATCCTTTCACAA GGGCCTTTGAGGAATACCTGTGGTCATTTCTGGCTGATGATTTGGGAGCAGTGTTCCAAAGCTGTTATAATGCTGAACAGAGTCATTGAAAAGGGATCC GAAAAGTGTGCCCAGTACTGGCCCACCACAGAGGAGCTCCAGATGTCCTTCACAGACACTGGCTTTATTGTCAGGCTGCTGTCTGAGGTGGACCAATCCTACTACACAATTCGGGTCCTAGAACTGCAAAACACAACA ACCGGGCAGTCAAGGGAGATCTACCACTTTCACTACACCACTTGGCCTGACTTTGGTGTCCCAGAATCTCCCGCTTCCTtcctcaacttcctcttcaaGGTTCGTGAGTCTGGTTCATTGGGACCGGAACGTGGCCCCGCTGTGGTGCACTGCAGCGCTGGGATCGGACGCTCGGGGACCTTGGCCTTGGTGGACACCTGCTTGGTCCTG ATGGACCGGAGGAAGAACCCATCATCAGTGGACATACAGAAAGTGCTACTGGACATGAGGGAATATCGCATGGGCCTGATCCAGACTCCTGACCAGCTCCGATTCTCCTACATGGCCGTCATTGAGGGAGCCAAACTCATTGTGATGGACAGCTCAGCAGCACAG CAAAATAAGCAGAGTGTGATGTCCAGAGATGAATTGGAGCCAGAtctgcctccacctcctccacccagaCCTCAAATCAACGACAGCAGGCCTAACGGTCAGACGGGGCCCCGCTTCGAGCCTCAGGCCACCTCAGGAGACCACCTGCCAGTAGGAGAGTCACACAGCCAAGACCACAAGATGGAGGAGAACTATGCACA TGAAAGAAAGAGACACCGTGAGGATAAGGCTGCCAGCGTGTCACAGAAGGTCCAGCAGATGAAACAGAGACTGGCCGACtctgagaggaaaagagagaaatggcAGTACTGGAGACCCATTCTGCTCAACGTTGGTGCTGGGGCAGCTTTGGCCGTTGGCCTTCTGGTGTGCTGGATGTACTCCCAGTGA
- the seh1l gene encoding nucleoporin SEH1 isoform X1 produces the protein MFVARSIAADHKDLIHDVSYDFHGRRMATCSSDQSVKVWDKSENGEWLCTASWKTHSGSVWRVTWAHPEFGQVLASCSFDRTAAVWEEIVGESNDKQRGLSHWIKRTTLVDSRTSVTDVKFAPKHMGLMLTTCSADGVVRIYEAPDVMNLSQWSLQHEISCKLSCSCISWNPSSSRAHPPMFAVGSDDSNVTYGGKVQIYEYNENTRKYAKAETLMTVTDAVHDIAFAPNLGRSFHVLAIATKDVRIFKLVPMRKESTSAGPTKFEVQIVAQFDNHNSQVWRVSWNITSTLLASSGDDGCVRLWKANYMDNWKCTGILKGDGSPLTGSSGQPTAMSTIVGSSVLTSQNALNGMSAGRYFFPPLDPPTVGTRSGHLLPPSSLIEHCDAEPMQPHPQILTRRLSRALLPLPENDREGI, from the exons ATGTTTGTGGCCCGGAGTATCGCAGCAGATCACAAAGATTTAATCCATGATGTGTCGTACGACTTCCACGGACGGAGAATGGCGACGTGCTCGAGTGACCAGAGCGTGAAG GTTTGGGACAAAAGTGAGAACGGAGAGTGGCTCTGCACCGCCAGCTGGAAG ACACACAGCGGGTCGGTGTGGAGAGTGACTTGGGCTCACCCAGAATTCGGCCAGGTCCTGGCGTCCTGCTCCTTCGACAGGACGGCTGCTGTCTGGGAGGAGATTGTAGGGGAATCCAACGACAAGCAGAGAGGACTTAGCCACTGG aTAAAGAGAACCACACTAGTGGACAGTCGGACGTCGGTGACGGATGTGAAGTTCGCTCCTAAACACATGGGCCTGATGCTGACCACCTGCTCTGCAGACGGGGTGGTGAGGATCTACGAGGCTCCTGACGTGATGAACCTGAGTCAGTGGTCGCTGCAGCACGAGATCTCCTGCAAGCTCAGCTGCAGCTGCATCTCCTGGAACCCGTCCAG CTCTCGTGCCCACCCACCAATGTTTGCCGTTGGCAGTGACGACAGTAACGTGACGTACGGCGGGAAGGTTCAGATCTACGAGTATAATGAGAACACAAG GAAATATGCTAAAGCAGAGACACTGATGACGGTCACCGATGCGGTCCATGACATTGCATTCGCTCCAAACTTGGGGAGATCTTTCCACGTGCTCGCCATCGCAACGAAAGACGTCAGGATCTTTAAGCTTGTTCCCATGAG GAAGGAGAGCACGTCTGCAGGACCGACCAAGTTTGAGGTGCAGATTGTGGCCCAGTTCGACAACCACAACTCCCAGGTGTGGCGAGTCAGCTGGAACATCACCAGCACGCTGCTGGCCTCCTCGGGGGATGATGGCTGTGTGCGCCTCTGGAAAG CAAACTACATGGACAACTGGAAGTGCACCGGCATCCTGAAAGGAGACGGCAGCCCACTCACGGGCTCGTCCGGCCAGCCCACGGCCATGAGCACCATAGTGGGCTCCTCTGTCCTCACCTCCCAGAATGCCTTGAACGGCATGTCTGCAGGAAG GTATTTCTTTCCGCCTCTGGATCCTCCCACAGTGGGGACCAGGAGTGGTCACCTGCTGCCTCCCTCCTCCCTTATAGAGCACTGCGATGCTGAGCCCATGCAGCCTCACCCACAGATTCTGACCCGCAGACTCTCCAGAGCACTGTTGCCTTTACCAGAGAATGACAGGGAGGGGATTTAA
- the seh1l gene encoding nucleoporin SEH1 isoform X2: protein MVWDKSENGEWLCTASWKTHSGSVWRVTWAHPEFGQVLASCSFDRTAAVWEEIVGESNDKQRGLSHWIKRTTLVDSRTSVTDVKFAPKHMGLMLTTCSADGVVRIYEAPDVMNLSQWSLQHEISCKLSCSCISWNPSSSRAHPPMFAVGSDDSNVTYGGKVQIYEYNENTRKYAKAETLMTVTDAVHDIAFAPNLGRSFHVLAIATKDVRIFKLVPMRKESTSAGPTKFEVQIVAQFDNHNSQVWRVSWNITSTLLASSGDDGCVRLWKANYMDNWKCTGILKGDGSPLTGSSGQPTAMSTIVGSSVLTSQNALNGMSAGRYFFPPLDPPTVGTRSGHLLPPSSLIEHCDAEPMQPHPQILTRRLSRALLPLPENDREGI from the exons ATG GTTTGGGACAAAAGTGAGAACGGAGAGTGGCTCTGCACCGCCAGCTGGAAG ACACACAGCGGGTCGGTGTGGAGAGTGACTTGGGCTCACCCAGAATTCGGCCAGGTCCTGGCGTCCTGCTCCTTCGACAGGACGGCTGCTGTCTGGGAGGAGATTGTAGGGGAATCCAACGACAAGCAGAGAGGACTTAGCCACTGG aTAAAGAGAACCACACTAGTGGACAGTCGGACGTCGGTGACGGATGTGAAGTTCGCTCCTAAACACATGGGCCTGATGCTGACCACCTGCTCTGCAGACGGGGTGGTGAGGATCTACGAGGCTCCTGACGTGATGAACCTGAGTCAGTGGTCGCTGCAGCACGAGATCTCCTGCAAGCTCAGCTGCAGCTGCATCTCCTGGAACCCGTCCAG CTCTCGTGCCCACCCACCAATGTTTGCCGTTGGCAGTGACGACAGTAACGTGACGTACGGCGGGAAGGTTCAGATCTACGAGTATAATGAGAACACAAG GAAATATGCTAAAGCAGAGACACTGATGACGGTCACCGATGCGGTCCATGACATTGCATTCGCTCCAAACTTGGGGAGATCTTTCCACGTGCTCGCCATCGCAACGAAAGACGTCAGGATCTTTAAGCTTGTTCCCATGAG GAAGGAGAGCACGTCTGCAGGACCGACCAAGTTTGAGGTGCAGATTGTGGCCCAGTTCGACAACCACAACTCCCAGGTGTGGCGAGTCAGCTGGAACATCACCAGCACGCTGCTGGCCTCCTCGGGGGATGATGGCTGTGTGCGCCTCTGGAAAG CAAACTACATGGACAACTGGAAGTGCACCGGCATCCTGAAAGGAGACGGCAGCCCACTCACGGGCTCGTCCGGCCAGCCCACGGCCATGAGCACCATAGTGGGCTCCTCTGTCCTCACCTCCCAGAATGCCTTGAACGGCATGTCTGCAGGAAG GTATTTCTTTCCGCCTCTGGATCCTCCCACAGTGGGGACCAGGAGTGGTCACCTGCTGCCTCCCTCCTCCCTTATAGAGCACTGCGATGCTGAGCCCATGCAGCCTCACCCACAGATTCTGACCCGCAGACTCTCCAGAGCACTGTTGCCTTTACCAGAGAATGACAGGGAGGGGATTTAA